The Plasmodium vivax chromosome 13, whole genome shotgun sequence nucleotide sequence GCATGGGGAATGCCTTTGTGTGGAAGTCCCCCCAGCACCCTATCATCTGCTTGTTTCTCCCCCATTTCTAAGGCGTCGTGCAAAAAGGACTATTCTAGAGGGTGCCCCCAAGTAATACCAGGATGGATGAGTCTGAGGGGATAAGATTCACCTTTTATATGGGAATGTTAACAGCTcaacgattttttttttttttttttttttttttcttccttttagGGGTGGACCAAAGAGAGTAACACACGGAGGAGTTCCATTCACCCGCTTTTTCGATATGGGCATCTTTCTCCCATTtggaattctttttttttttttttttttttttaaaaaaacagaggATGGGAGCTGCTACGCCCCCGGAAAGTACTCCGGGCCATGTCTCTCTCGGATGTCTTTACTGAACGTGGACGAAGATATGAAGGTCGGTGGCCACGACAGGGAGGCACATCGTCACGTGTGCATAATGCGACAGAGAGCTCAGAGCGTAGTGCTACATTGGTGGGCGTATGGAAGCACTCCAACGGGGAGAAACGCAGACTTTCCCGCCATTTTCCCTGCATTTgtcctccccccattttcccccctcctgcgAAGGTGGCGCTTGAAAAGCTGTGCGACGTGAGCTTCCCCTGTGTAGCGACCTGCGACGTGGATATGAGCGACGTAAGCAAAGAgcgtgaaaaagaagaaaaagaaaaaaaaaaaaaaggcaaccaTTGTGATTTTCACCCCCAGGATGGTGACCGCTCCACCGTTGGAGGGGACCATCCGTTTTCTTTCTAAGTGGAAAGCACATGGGGGGGTGGGTCCCCTTTCTCCTTCATTTTCGCCACTCTCCTTTAACAGCCCTGTCCTGCCGGATGGCTCGTAAAATCGGACGCCTTCGGAAATGCTCTCAGCTGTCTCCCCCCAGATAACTACACGGGTCCATGTGGGGAGGAGACTAACCTGATGGGTAATTGAGCGTGTGAGGGTAGCGGTGCGGCTTCTTAGCCTCTTAGCTTCTCTAGCCTCTCTAACTGCTTGACGACCTCCCCTGCTGAGAGCATAACATGCCTCCTCACAAATCTGGGTAGCAACTCTTTGTTACACCGTCTCGACTCCCACGTACTGAAGGTCTCACCAACTTGAAGCTGAAAGAGCGAATGGCATATGAGTGTGGCGTCAGGTGGCCCTGTGCTCCCGGTGAGCGGCCCTCTgcgaagggggcaaaaaggCAGAgcagaggaaagaaaaacaacccccacaaagaaaaagcaaaacagaacagaacgaaacaaaaaaagaatgcaaaatggaatcGCTTTACTCAAGCACAGATCAGCCGCCTTTACAATGCTGTCGACATGTGGCACGCGCCGCTTCCTTTATCTCCCCCTTTAAatggttcccctttttttttctttttttttttaacatgacTTTATTCGAAGCCGCCAATCCGATCAACTACGAGCAGTTCTGCCCGGACGGATGGACGAAGAGCGAACAGGTAGTGCCTTAGAAGGATACACAGCCAAAGGGGGTATATCCCCCCCAATGCTAACACATCACTGCCGCTTCCTATCAGCTGTgctaatttaaaaaatgacgtGGCGGTGCATATGAGGACCAACCAAAACGTAACACATGGACAAACGTGCGCAACGTGGAGACACCCATTTGTTGTgttacccatttttttttttttttttttttttttttttttccaatttgtagCACTGTATTGCCCCTGCAAATTATGTGGGTCCATGtgcgaggaaaaaattatttgcatcATTCGAAAGGGGCATGAAAAGAGCTTACGCTGAAGAGTGCAATGGTTAAATTGTTTGCTTTTCTTTGGGCAAAACTGCGCACCTGTGTTGTGGTCGTAAGACGCGCCGCGATAATTCGTGTGCGTGTTGGGGGTCCTTTACGTCTACGCACAGGTTTACGCTTACGCCTACGTTTATGCTTAcgtttatgctttttttttttttgcctttttttttccccctttcagtGGAATGGCCCCTACTAGGGAGGGAAGCGTCCGACAAGTACCCCAAAGGCTCGGGTAAGCGACCGTAGAGCGTTCCACTGTGCAACGTCCAGTGAGtgcctctttctttttttttacgacgTGGCATCACCGCACTacaatttttcccctccccctcaaTGGCACCGGGCGGATGTTTGCAGCCCTACGGAAGAGGAAATATAACATTGGCCCCGTCGAACCACTCACGGGGGCCATAATCTCCGGCGCTGTGAAGTGAAGAGACGCGAAATTTTGAGCCACTCACATGAGATTGCGTTGTCCGTTTATGCCTCCCTCCGTGGAGGGGTAACGTTGTGTGTACT carries:
- a CDS encoding hypothetical protein, conserved (encoded by transcript PVX_085080A), whose translation is MTLFEAANPINYEQFCPDGWTKSEQHCIAPANYVGPCARKKLFASFERGMKRAYAEECNVEWPLLGREASDKYPKGSALRKRKYNIGPVEPLTGAIISGAVK